The Falsibacillus pallidus genome window below encodes:
- a CDS encoding DUF6114 domain-containing protein: MNFTEWRHSRPFWGSVIAIISGSLILWVPLNLFLSAFLPGSIAVVGLLFGGLIIVLGLLSLFFPQSAKVLGIIIMFLSVLSVIGALGGLFIGTILGLIGGAALLAWRPIEWKDDRHPASQPRETAKAG, encoded by the coding sequence GTGAACTTTACAGAATGGAGGCATTCAAGGCCATTTTGGGGATCGGTGATTGCTATCATCAGTGGTTCCCTCATCCTATGGGTTCCTTTGAATTTATTTCTAAGTGCGTTTCTTCCCGGTTCCATTGCTGTCGTAGGTTTATTGTTCGGAGGTCTTATCATAGTACTGGGTTTATTAAGTCTCTTCTTCCCGCAGTCAGCAAAGGTGCTTGGAATTATCATCATGTTCCTCTCCGTGCTTTCCGTCATCGGAGCACTCGGGGGATTATTTATCGGAACGATCTTAGGACTGATTGGCGGGGCGGCATTATTGGCATGGAGGCCAATAGAATGGAAAGATGACCGGCACCCGGCATCACAGCCGAGAGAAACGGCTAAAGCGGGATGA
- a CDS encoding DUF6230 family protein, which yields MNEKKREINRGGRTSKKVFWTSFLSGMILLGALLVSIGLSGVAYAVPLAGVGDFYVEFDNLEGDGYTFYPKMGETSSSKSAPQGTNLIEKLTIKNLKLYKDFKVGDQWLRVEITASKPVQITGLQQDASLIQANAKFSNLVLKENYSSDWTKQFKQSSSHITLGSAKLKTHYLFQKTITMNGMKLTVHKIDKK from the coding sequence TTGAACGAGAAGAAGAGGGAAATCAACAGAGGGGGAAGGACCAGCAAAAAAGTATTTTGGACTTCCTTTCTTTCAGGGATGATTTTGCTTGGGGCCCTGCTGGTATCGATCGGCTTGTCCGGTGTTGCTTATGCGGTCCCACTCGCAGGTGTTGGGGATTTTTATGTAGAATTCGATAATCTTGAGGGGGATGGATATACGTTCTATCCAAAAATGGGGGAGACAAGCAGCTCCAAATCAGCACCTCAAGGGACAAATTTAATTGAAAAGCTGACCATCAAAAATTTGAAGCTTTATAAAGATTTTAAAGTCGGGGACCAATGGCTGCGCGTTGAAATAACTGCTTCCAAGCCGGTTCAGATCACAGGCCTGCAGCAGGATGCAAGCTTAATTCAGGCCAATGCAAAATTCAGCAACCTTGTATTAAAGGAAAACTACAGCAGCGATTGGACAAAGCAGTTCAAACAGTCTTCTTCACACATCACACTTGGCAGCGCTAAACTCAAGACCCATTACTTATTCCAAAAAACCATTACGATGAATGGAATGAAATTGACCGTGCACAAAATTGATAAAAAGTAG